The Flavobacterium piscisymbiosum genome includes a region encoding these proteins:
- the ureC gene encoding urease subunit alpha, giving the protein MSLNVDRKQYANILGPTTGDRIRLGDTEIIIEIEKDFTHYGDEAVFGGGKTVRDGMGQNVERTRDQGVLDLCITGATIIDHWGIVKADIGIKDGKIIAIGKAGNPDTMDGVSPNMIIGASTEVHGGKGYIVTAGGIDTHIHYICPQQIETSLYSGITTMIGGGTGPNDGTNATTCTPGKFNIQRMLESAEEFPMNLGFFGKGNCSAEAPLEEQIEAGALGLKIHEDWGATTGTIDTALKVADKYDVQVAIHTDTLNEGGFLEDTMKAINGRVIHTFHTEGAGGGHAPDIIKAAMYPNVLPASTNPTRPYTVNTIDEHLDMLMVCHHLSKNIPEDVAFADSRIRPETIAAEDILHDMGVFSIMSSDSQAMGRPGEVITRTWQTASKMRDQRGQLEEDKNTQNDNFRTKRYVAKYTINPAIAHGISKYVGSIEPGKIADLVIWKPALFGVKPEMIVKGGFVIAAKMGDPNASIPTPQPVIYRNMFGAYGRAKFTTCATFVSQASIDNGSIADYKLEKMILPVKNCRNISKKDLIHNDKTPVIEVNAENYHVTVDGVHVTCEPAETLPLTQLYYLF; this is encoded by the coding sequence ATGAGCTTAAATGTAGACAGAAAGCAATATGCTAATATATTAGGTCCAACTACTGGAGACAGAATTAGATTGGGAGATACTGAAATAATCATTGAAATCGAAAAAGATTTTACACATTATGGCGATGAAGCTGTTTTTGGAGGTGGAAAAACGGTTCGTGACGGGATGGGACAAAATGTTGAACGCACAAGAGATCAGGGCGTATTAGACCTTTGTATCACCGGAGCAACTATTATTGACCACTGGGGAATTGTAAAGGCAGATATTGGAATCAAAGATGGTAAAATCATAGCGATAGGCAAGGCGGGAAATCCAGATACCATGGATGGAGTATCTCCTAACATGATTATCGGTGCATCTACAGAGGTTCATGGTGGTAAAGGTTATATCGTAACTGCCGGAGGAATTGATACACACATTCACTATATCTGTCCACAACAAATTGAAACGTCTCTTTACAGTGGTATTACAACCATGATTGGCGGAGGAACAGGACCAAATGACGGAACAAACGCAACGACTTGTACGCCAGGTAAATTCAATATTCAGAGAATGTTGGAATCTGCAGAAGAATTTCCTATGAATTTAGGCTTCTTTGGTAAAGGAAATTGCTCGGCAGAAGCACCGCTTGAGGAACAAATTGAAGCAGGAGCTTTAGGTTTAAAAATTCATGAAGACTGGGGAGCTACAACCGGAACAATTGATACTGCACTTAAAGTAGCGGATAAATATGATGTTCAGGTGGCTATTCATACTGATACTTTAAACGAAGGTGGATTTCTGGAAGACACCATGAAAGCGATCAATGGAAGAGTAATTCATACTTTCCATACTGAAGGTGCCGGTGGTGGACACGCTCCGGATATTATCAAAGCTGCAATGTATCCAAATGTATTGCCTGCTTCTACAAATCCAACACGTCCTTATACCGTTAATACGATAGACGAACATCTAGATATGCTTATGGTATGTCACCATTTGAGTAAAAATATCCCTGAAGATGTAGCATTTGCTGATTCTCGAATTCGTCCTGAAACTATTGCTGCCGAAGATATTTTGCATGATATGGGAGTATTCAGTATTATGAGTTCCGATTCTCAAGCTATGGGAAGACCTGGAGAAGTAATTACCAGAACATGGCAAACGGCAAGCAAAATGAGAGATCAGCGTGGTCAGTTAGAAGAAGATAAAAATACACAAAATGATAACTTCCGTACCAAACGTTATGTAGCCAAGTACACTATTAATCCTGCTATTGCTCACGGTATTTCTAAATATGTTGGATCTATTGAGCCAGGTAAAATAGCTGATTTAGTTATCTGGAAACCAGCTTTATTTGGTGTTAAACCAGAGATGATTGTAAAAGGAGGTTTTGTAATTGCTGCAAAAATGGGCGATCCAAATGCGTCTATCCCTACTCCACAACCTGTGATTTACAGAAATATGTTTGGAGCTTATGGTCGCGCTAAATTCACCACTTGTGCAACTTTCGTTTCTCAGGCTTCGATTGATAATGGATCTATTGCTGATTACAAGCTGGAAAAAATGATTCTTCCTGTAAAAAATTGCAGAAACATCTCTAAAAAAGACCTTATCCATAATGATAAAACACCGGTAATTGAAGTGAATGCCGAAAACTATCATGTAACGGTAGATGGTGTACATGTTACTTGTGAGCCGGCAGAAACGCTTCCATTGACTCAATTATATTATTTATTTTAA
- the ureA gene encoding urease subunit gamma yields MHLTPREIEKLMLHTAGELALKRKARGLKLNYPEAVALISHFLLEGARDGKRVAELMRDGAQILTKDDVMPGVADMIHDVQIEATFPDGTKLVTVHDPIR; encoded by the coding sequence ATGCACTTAACACCAAGAGAAATTGAGAAACTCATGTTGCACACAGCAGGAGAACTTGCTCTAAAAAGAAAGGCCAGAGGTCTAAAATTGAATTATCCGGAAGCAGTGGCTTTAATTAGTCATTTTTTACTGGAAGGCGCAAGAGATGGCAAAAGAGTTGCCGAGCTAATGCGTGACGGAGCTCAGATTCTAACAAAAGATGATGTAATGCCGGGAGTAGCTGACATGATTCATGATGTCCAGATTGAAGCTACTTTTCCTGATGGAACCAAGTTAGTAACCGTACATGATCCAATTCGTTAA
- a CDS encoding porin family protein — protein MKKYTLILCTLWLSATCMAQNQKVKLGVKAGLNISSLTFDESELNSSSKTGFTAGFMVDILMAKNFSIQPELLYSEQGVKSSFSDPDVTNSNYKGTIKLNYLNIPVMLKYYVVKGLSLQAGPQIGILLKANNKYQDNFLGYNNHESFDLKKYSSSIDTSVNLGLGYQFKDKFYADARYNISYSNVFKESDVDYFITNDMKNRVFQVTVGYFF, from the coding sequence ATGAAAAAATATACGCTAATACTATGCACATTATGGTTAAGTGCTACTTGTATGGCTCAAAATCAAAAAGTTAAACTGGGCGTAAAAGCAGGTTTAAATATTTCGAGCCTTACTTTTGATGAAAGTGAATTGAACTCATCAAGCAAAACAGGATTTACCGCGGGATTTATGGTCGACATTCTTATGGCGAAAAACTTCTCGATTCAACCTGAATTATTGTACAGCGAGCAAGGAGTAAAAAGTTCTTTTTCGGATCCGGATGTAACCAATTCGAATTATAAAGGTACCATTAAACTGAACTACTTAAACATTCCTGTAATGCTAAAATATTATGTAGTAAAAGGACTAAGCCTACAGGCAGGACCTCAAATAGGAATACTTTTAAAAGCAAACAATAAATATCAGGATAACTTTTTAGGTTATAACAATCATGAGAGTTTTGATCTTAAGAAGTATTCAAGCAGTATTGATACTTCTGTAAATCTTGGATTGGGTTATCAGTTTAAAGATAAATTTTACGCAGACGCAAGATATAATATTTCGTATTCGAATGTTTTCAAAGAAAGCGACGTAGATTATTTCATTACTAATGATATGAAGAATCGGGTTTTTCAAGTAACGGTTGGCTATTTTTTTTAA
- the ureE gene encoding urease accessory protein UreE, translated as MTISETLGTISNSTINGRSIDYLDLEWFESTKRIQRKKTRQGEDIAIKFLREGQRLREGDILFENEKKIIVVNILETETIVISPSSMLEMGTVCYEIGNKHIPLFIQEDKVLLPFEMPMFRWLEVSGFKPEKQSVKLLNLLKSNVEPHGHGSLGSTIFTKILKMAAPKDE; from the coding sequence ATGACCATCAGTGAAACTTTAGGTACTATTTCGAATAGTACAATTAACGGACGATCAATAGATTATCTTGACTTAGAATGGTTTGAATCAACAAAGAGAATTCAACGTAAAAAGACACGTCAGGGAGAAGATATTGCCATAAAATTCCTGAGAGAAGGGCAACGCCTTCGAGAGGGAGATATTCTTTTTGAAAATGAAAAGAAAATAATTGTGGTCAATATTCTGGAAACAGAAACTATTGTTATTTCTCCGTCTTCAATGCTCGAAATGGGAACAGTGTGCTACGAAATTGGAAACAAACATATTCCGCTTTTTATACAAGAAGACAAAGTGTTGTTGCCTTTTGAAATGCCAATGTTCAGATGGCTGGAAGTAAGCGGTTTTAAACCCGAAAAACAATCCGTGAAATTATTGAATCTGTTAAAATCGAATGTAGAACCACACGGACATGGAAGTTTGGGTTCAACAATTTTTAC
- a CDS encoding M4 family metallopeptidase, which produces MNQIYFKTKYLFVLLGFFACSVGMAQSPLQNKPQGNLKTALGPSVTSQTKEQVSKTNSDPNFGQDPSNLITQQDPKINGKELSQEESDAIKKQLQESEKLFGQKLNNTIEKTNPQDSVSTKVKSFAKSANLTAKNIFEVKKTDFDLSTSDKMQLKSISDNHGRTLATYQQLHNSVPVEGAIYKVRENKTKIDAFGFTAKKLSVSNKYKINASTALENALKTVNAKQYIWESKKLGAAVSKDISTKPQGELVYVGPNFSSELKDYYLAWKFDIYATNPQSSHTFYVDANSGKVILSIDLSSHASFTGQSLGKGKSRYSGDVEFNTKQYADGYRLEGLQGKYNVPMFTWNMNHADNASDEVITEFIDDDNIWNELHNKDHDEVAMDIHWGMQKTIEYYGEKFNRNSIDDKGMSIIGLAHLGTNVENASWTGGWAQFGDGFDSPYVGLGITAHELTHGVTRFTAGLIYQGESGAMNESFSDIFGVAVEFYVGKDKREDIWMMGNELYTHGSMRSMSNPKAQAQPDTYGGVNWVNPAAVTYDNGGVHTNSGITNYWFYLLSEGGQGVNDLNNSYDIKAIGLDKAEKIAYITLTEYLSPSSNFRDMRQATLMVTEDLYGLGSEEYKQVTNAWYAIGIGAAYSDTQISVVSVENPSVTCGSLKGNEPFYINIKNTGTTVIKANKTLNYKLRLMTTGFGGRYNVIYTNDGAVNFDKDLAVGEERTIKIQDNIPYIISAIIVNYVEVKIDLNPITAFGPKDGVSFVSNFIVPPSQKDFDIKVVGLNLPAYTGGTLSASHPLAITIYNLGCKDIPAGSQLKVGYLNTLPGNVTVWKDITLDAVFKGNSEMTIPFNVNIDLSAVGLHTYSAFVTYSQDPVTTNNNGTNAVYNGIVNQFPYYQDFEETPGGWYSNSLQTNQKFIWQPSTYSFRDTKSKYLWGCVPFGSTEKIAPNADFTLQSPIFDFTNITSPYAEFDLVNVFYKGYDGLIVEYSEDNQNWKKVTGVNYPETLHYNDLVSGPWFTGINNDFKKKPIIIHLDELAGKKGAFRFRVMMSDYDSGFLGAIIDNIRVSNATYDLAVTTAKAEAGTCDINNDNVTVTAKIANYFKTTEEKVNVTVKILDSEKNEIFSKIEKVTLAFTKYGDTLSYSIPNINLKSIGRNTITVSVFPEDMNQDVRPENNSFTFNFDNWNNEDMKVSVLPYTMDFEEATKYKGWRATENINSAGWQYGTSKDLGSPGWFLEGHDHFMASNDDKCNCDASNDMLISPVFDLSNYKEAHLVFDGFGDGQRLSDGYVKVSTDGGKTWEQIFKMSYITNWIEYHVDLTPYAGKPCVLIAFVHDDNGLFANGFAVDYIRIKETADYLQLSNLSVAEKVFEDAPTHQFFMNVKNLSYSTVNKATLEYQISQNGIAVGQPVVLEKGDPIFRYQTIVYTINGIPQLPAGNYEINVKAYVDGQPKAMIESLKGTFEVIAKAPDLDTETFSNMPEGSLFGAKGFVSSQSDKTFPWSVVVTPGNQYLAIPTKDHTGDTAAKMLYHPLENGSNYGELIMPLYKLSDNATAMEFYYAVDSNTNNDLSIDIKTLGGEWIEAWKITNQGKHSDKEWQKGVVNFNKYNGKSVMIRFRHSLTEGYSYMVLDDLKLISDPIVDVSVQILSPKDICGGSEFKVKLTNEGQIAIAAKAIQLDLGYTNTLENISEIVDAGIPVGESIEYIFKKQPKLDESGDSHLFNLIAKLESDFIPMNNEIKNYLYQGVSADIKIFDSPIIHGYAGKSLYLNAKTNFTGKKLKVASYKWSTGDVSNAIEITKEGDYTVTLVTEDGCILTETITAKFDSFESDLASGGLCGPEVVLNPGNYNAYEWFDGSTEPTRVITESGNYFVTVYNENGIGKTFSTTISILENNIVPEIQVTGDKKLTSNVEAASYQWFLNERPIPNATEKSIITFWEGNYSLQATNANGCNSLSKPFDSKGMLLGKITNPFRVFPNPAVDNVNIFLGDNLQGETKINIYAMDGKTVSTKTYTNVPSNINVSTLTPGVYILDCTIQGKKYSAKIIKK; this is translated from the coding sequence ATGAACCAAATTTACTTCAAGACCAAGTATTTGTTTGTGTTGTTAGGTTTCTTTGCCTGTTCCGTAGGAATGGCTCAGTCACCGTTGCAAAACAAACCACAAGGAAATCTAAAAACGGCATTAGGACCGTCAGTCACGAGCCAGACAAAAGAACAGGTTTCTAAGACAAATAGTGACCCTAATTTTGGTCAGGATCCTAGTAATCTCATTACGCAGCAAGACCCGAAAATAAATGGTAAAGAACTTTCTCAGGAAGAAAGTGATGCAATAAAAAAGCAATTACAAGAAAGCGAAAAATTATTTGGGCAAAAACTAAATAATACCATTGAGAAAACAAATCCGCAGGATTCTGTGAGTACAAAAGTGAAGTCTTTTGCTAAATCTGCCAATCTAACGGCTAAAAATATATTCGAAGTAAAAAAAACCGATTTTGATTTATCGACTTCAGACAAAATGCAGTTAAAATCAATCTCTGATAATCATGGCAGAACGCTTGCCACTTATCAGCAATTGCATAATTCTGTTCCTGTCGAAGGCGCAATTTACAAGGTTAGAGAAAATAAAACCAAGATTGATGCTTTTGGCTTCACTGCCAAGAAATTATCAGTAAGCAACAAGTATAAAATAAATGCATCAACAGCTTTAGAAAATGCACTTAAAACTGTAAATGCTAAACAATATATTTGGGAGAGTAAAAAATTAGGTGCCGCAGTTAGTAAAGATATTAGCACTAAACCGCAGGGGGAGCTGGTTTATGTTGGGCCTAATTTTTCTTCCGAACTTAAAGACTATTACCTGGCCTGGAAATTTGATATTTATGCAACTAATCCGCAATCCAGCCACACTTTTTATGTAGATGCAAACTCAGGAAAAGTAATTCTTTCTATCGATTTAAGCAGTCATGCTTCCTTTACGGGACAAAGCTTAGGTAAAGGTAAATCAAGATATTCTGGAGATGTAGAATTTAATACAAAACAATATGCTGACGGATACAGACTAGAAGGACTACAAGGCAAATACAATGTACCAATGTTTACCTGGAATATGAACCACGCCGATAATGCTTCGGATGAAGTAATCACAGAATTTATTGATGATGATAATATCTGGAATGAGTTGCATAATAAAGATCATGATGAAGTTGCTATGGATATTCATTGGGGTATGCAAAAAACCATAGAATATTATGGCGAAAAATTTAACCGAAATAGTATTGATGACAAAGGAATGAGCATTATTGGTCTGGCACATCTAGGAACCAATGTCGAAAATGCTTCCTGGACTGGTGGTTGGGCACAATTTGGAGATGGTTTTGATAGTCCGTATGTTGGTTTAGGAATTACAGCACACGAATTAACTCACGGTGTAACACGTTTTACAGCTGGTTTAATTTATCAGGGAGAATCTGGTGCTATGAATGAATCTTTCAGTGATATCTTTGGTGTAGCTGTTGAGTTTTATGTTGGAAAAGATAAAAGAGAAGACATCTGGATGATGGGGAATGAATTGTATACTCATGGCAGCATGAGAAGCATGTCTAACCCAAAGGCTCAGGCGCAGCCAGACACTTATGGAGGAGTAAATTGGGTGAATCCAGCAGCTGTTACTTACGATAATGGTGGTGTACATACGAACAGTGGAATTACAAATTACTGGTTCTATCTTTTAAGTGAAGGCGGACAAGGCGTAAATGATCTTAATAACAGCTATGATATTAAAGCTATCGGACTTGATAAAGCAGAGAAAATTGCCTACATAACGCTTACAGAGTATTTATCTCCTTCTTCAAACTTTAGAGATATGCGTCAGGCAACTTTAATGGTTACAGAAGATCTATACGGATTAGGTTCTGAAGAATACAAACAAGTTACTAATGCCTGGTATGCGATTGGCATTGGAGCTGCTTATTCAGATACCCAAATATCTGTGGTTTCAGTTGAAAATCCTTCAGTTACTTGTGGGTCTTTAAAAGGAAATGAACCTTTTTATATTAACATTAAAAATACCGGAACTACTGTAATTAAAGCAAACAAAACTTTAAATTACAAATTAAGGTTAATGACAACTGGTTTTGGTGGTAGGTATAATGTTATTTACACCAACGATGGTGCTGTTAATTTTGATAAAGATCTGGCGGTTGGCGAAGAAAGGACTATAAAAATCCAGGACAATATTCCTTATATTATAAGTGCAATCATCGTAAACTATGTAGAAGTTAAGATTGATCTTAATCCTATTACAGCGTTTGGTCCAAAAGATGGGGTTTCTTTTGTTTCGAATTTTATAGTTCCACCTTCACAAAAAGATTTTGACATTAAAGTTGTGGGATTAAATCTTCCGGCATATACGGGAGGAACTTTGTCAGCAAGTCATCCTTTGGCAATCACGATCTATAATTTAGGGTGTAAGGATATACCGGCTGGATCGCAATTAAAAGTAGGATATCTAAATACGCTTCCTGGAAATGTAACTGTATGGAAAGATATTACACTGGATGCCGTTTTTAAAGGAAACTCAGAAATGACAATTCCTTTTAATGTTAATATCGACTTATCGGCAGTTGGATTGCATACGTATTCAGCTTTTGTAACATACAGCCAGGACCCTGTAACAACTAATAATAATGGTACGAATGCAGTTTATAACGGTATTGTAAATCAATTTCCGTATTATCAGGATTTTGAAGAAACACCGGGAGGCTGGTATTCAAATTCACTACAAACCAATCAAAAGTTTATATGGCAGCCCTCTACGTATTCTTTCAGAGATACCAAATCGAAATATTTGTGGGGATGTGTCCCTTTTGGAAGTACTGAAAAAATAGCTCCAAATGCTGATTTTACATTACAATCGCCAATATTTGATTTTACAAATATTACTTCTCCTTATGCTGAGTTTGATTTGGTAAATGTATTTTATAAAGGATATGACGGATTAATTGTTGAATATTCTGAAGATAATCAAAACTGGAAAAAAGTTACAGGTGTTAATTATCCTGAAACTTTACATTATAATGATTTAGTATCAGGACCTTGGTTTACCGGAATTAATAATGATTTTAAGAAAAAACCAATTATAATACATTTAGATGAACTTGCAGGTAAAAAAGGAGCTTTCCGTTTCCGCGTAATGATGAGCGATTATGACAGTGGCTTTTTAGGAGCTATTATAGACAACATTCGTGTAAGCAATGCGACATATGATTTGGCAGTGACAACAGCAAAAGCAGAAGCCGGAACATGCGATATTAATAATGATAATGTAACGGTAACGGCTAAAATCGCTAATTATTTCAAAACAACCGAAGAGAAAGTAAATGTTACAGTGAAAATTCTTGATAGTGAAAAAAATGAAATTTTTTCAAAAATTGAAAAAGTAACATTGGCATTCACTAAATATGGAGATACATTAAGCTATTCGATTCCAAATATCAATTTAAAATCTATTGGCAGAAATACCATTACGGTTTCTGTTTTTCCTGAAGATATGAATCAGGATGTTAGGCCGGAAAACAATTCTTTTACATTCAATTTCGATAATTGGAATAATGAGGACATGAAAGTATCTGTACTTCCATATACAATGGATTTTGAAGAGGCAACGAAATATAAAGGATGGAGAGCTACTGAAAACATCAATAGTGCAGGTTGGCAATACGGAACCAGTAAAGATTTAGGTTCACCAGGATGGTTTTTAGAAGGTCATGATCACTTTATGGCGAGTAATGATGACAAATGCAATTGCGACGCTTCAAATGATATGTTGATTTCTCCTGTATTTGATTTGAGTAATTATAAAGAAGCACATCTAGTATTTGATGGCTTTGGTGACGGACAAAGACTTTCTGACGGATATGTAAAAGTAAGTACCGATGGAGGTAAAACCTGGGAACAGATATTTAAAATGTCTTATATCACTAATTGGATAGAGTACCATGTAGATTTAACACCATATGCAGGAAAACCTTGTGTTCTTATAGCATTTGTACACGATGATAATGGACTGTTTGCTAACGGTTTTGCAGTAGATTATATTAGAATCAAAGAAACAGCAGATTATTTGCAGTTATCTAATCTAAGTGTAGCCGAAAAAGTATTTGAAGATGCTCCTACACACCAATTTTTTATGAATGTCAAAAATTTATCATATAGCACCGTTAATAAAGCGACTTTAGAGTATCAAATTTCTCAAAATGGTATAGCGGTGGGGCAACCGGTAGTGTTAGAAAAAGGAGATCCGATATTTCGATATCAGACTATTGTTTACACCATAAATGGTATTCCGCAATTACCGGCAGGAAATTATGAAATTAATGTAAAAGCATACGTAGATGGCCAGCCAAAGGCTATGATAGAAAGTCTTAAAGGAACTTTTGAAGTTATTGCAAAGGCTCCAGACTTAGATACTGAAACTTTTTCAAATATGCCGGAAGGATCATTATTTGGAGCAAAAGGATTTGTTTCAAGCCAAAGTGATAAAACTTTTCCATGGAGCGTAGTGGTTACTCCGGGTAATCAATACTTAGCGATTCCTACAAAAGATCATACGGGAGATACTGCTGCAAAAATGCTTTACCATCCGCTTGAAAATGGTTCTAACTATGGCGAATTAATCATGCCGCTATATAAGTTGTCTGATAATGCAACTGCCATGGAGTTTTATTATGCAGTCGACAGTAATACCAACAACGATCTTAGTATAGACATTAAAACCTTAGGAGGCGAATGGATTGAAGCTTGGAAAATCACGAATCAAGGAAAACATTCGGACAAAGAATGGCAAAAAGGAGTCGTTAATTTTAATAAATATAACGGAAAATCTGTCATGATACGATTTAGACATTCTTTGACAGAAGGTTATTCTTATATGGTATTAGATGATTTAAAATTAATCTCAGACCCTATTGTAGATGTATCAGTTCAAATATTGTCACCAAAAGATATTTGCGGCGGATCTGAATTTAAAGTGAAACTAACCAATGAAGGACAAATTGCAATTGCAGCAAAAGCAATTCAGTTAGATTTAGGATATACAAACACGCTTGAAAATATTTCAGAAATTGTTGATGCCGGAATTCCTGTGGGAGAAAGTATAGAGTATATTTTTAAAAAACAACCAAAACTTGATGAAAGTGGTGACTCTCACTTATTTAATCTTATTGCGAAATTAGAAAGTGATTTTATTCCGATGAACAACGAAATAAAAAACTATCTATATCAGGGAGTATCAGCAGATATTAAAATATTCGATAGTCCAATAATTCATGGATATGCAGGTAAAAGTTTGTATCTAAATGCAAAAACTAATTTTACTGGTAAAAAATTGAAAGTTGCTTCATACAAATGGAGTACGGGTGATGTTTCTAATGCTATTGAAATTACCAAAGAAGGAGATTACACTGTAACATTAGTAACAGAAGACGGATGTATACTGACAGAAACTATAACGGCAAAATTTGACAGTTTCGAATCAGATTTAGCAAGCGGAGGTCTTTGTGGTCCTGAAGTTGTGTTGAATCCAGGAAATTACAATGCTTACGAATGGTTTGACGGTTCAACAGAACCAACTCGTGTAATAACTGAAAGTGGTAATTATTTTGTAACGGTTTACAATGAAAACGGAATTGGTAAAACTTTTAGCACTACCATTTCTATTCTCGAAAACAATATTGTACCGGAAATTCAGGTAACAGGTGACAAAAAATTAACCTCTAATGTTGAAGCAGCATCTTATCAATGGTTTTTAAATGAAAGACCAATACCAAATGCAACCGAAAAATCGATCATTACCTTCTGGGAAGGAAATTACAGCCTTCAGGCAACTAATGCTAACGGATGCAATAGTCTGTCAAAACCGTTTGACTCAAAAGGTATGCTTTTAGGAAAAATAACAAATCCTTTTAGAGTGTTCCCTAATCCTGCTGTTGATAATGTAAATATTTTTCTTGGAGATAACCTTCAAGGAGAAACAAAAATCAACATTTACGCTATGGATGGCAAGACAGTATCTACAAAAACGTACACCAATGTGCCATCAAACATAAATGTAAGTACATTAACTCCTGGAGTTTACATTTTAGACTGTACGATACAAGGTAAAAAATATTCAGCCAAGATTATTAAAAAGTAA
- the ureB gene encoding urease subunit beta has protein sequence MTPGEIFVKEGTIICNEGRETVKIKVTNTGDRPIQVGSHFHFFEVNKAMSFDREKAFGKRLNIVASTAVRFEPGEEKEVILVAIGGNKKAMGFNNLVDGLVDSDTTKKESLAKANQLNFKNS, from the coding sequence ATGACTCCAGGAGAAATTTTTGTAAAAGAAGGCACAATCATCTGCAATGAAGGCAGAGAGACTGTAAAAATAAAAGTGACCAATACAGGAGACCGCCCTATTCAGGTGGGTTCCCATTTTCACTTTTTTGAAGTGAATAAAGCGATGAGTTTTGATCGTGAAAAGGCTTTTGGAAAAAGACTGAATATTGTTGCCAGTACGGCCGTTCGTTTTGAACCGGGAGAGGAAAAAGAAGTGATACTTGTAGCAATTGGCGGAAACAAAAAAGCAATGGGCTTTAATAATCTTGTTGACGGATTGGTAGATTCTGATACTACGAAAAAAGAAAGTTTAGCTAAAGCGAATCAATTAAATTTTAAAAATTCATAA
- a CDS encoding 1-acyl-sn-glycerol-3-phosphate acyltransferase has translation MTLISKEKFSEAAGLSKIPIPGLSSYLMKVMKINNLNTIVKEGGNLEGADFADYVLTRIGVKVQFDGAELLNIPSEGAFIVIANHPYGGIESLALLSTIAKRRPDTMYMGNFLLKEIPNLAKCIIAVNPFENVQNSASITGLKMTLKALSEGTPVAIFPAGEVSSYDFKTSKITDPEWHPVVGKVISKANVPILPIYFHGNNGLFFSMLKSIHPMLQTSKLISELFNKQGHALKMTIGKAIFLTEVSTKASDPLLLKNLRNKLYALKNQLHN, from the coding sequence ATGACATTGATATCCAAAGAAAAATTTTCTGAAGCGGCTGGTCTTTCTAAAATTCCAATTCCCGGTTTATCTTCTTATTTAATGAAAGTAATGAAGATTAATAATTTGAATACCATTGTAAAAGAGGGAGGTAATCTCGAAGGCGCAGATTTTGCAGATTATGTTTTAACAAGAATTGGTGTCAAGGTACAATTTGATGGCGCAGAATTACTGAATATTCCTAGTGAAGGAGCTTTTATTGTGATTGCAAATCATCCTTACGGCGGTATTGAATCCTTAGCTTTATTAAGTACAATTGCCAAAAGACGTCCTGATACCATGTATATGGGTAATTTTTTATTAAAGGAAATTCCGAATCTGGCAAAATGTATTATTGCTGTTAATCCATTTGAAAACGTACAAAATTCTGCAAGTATTACAGGACTAAAAATGACACTCAAAGCATTGAGCGAAGGTACTCCTGTTGCCATTTTTCCTGCCGGAGAAGTTTCATCTTATGATTTTAAGACCAGTAAAATTACAGACCCAGAGTGGCATCCTGTAGTAGGGAAGGTTATCTCGAAAGCAAACGTGCCTATTCTTCCAATCTATTTTCATGGAAATAACGGTCTTTTCTTTAGTATGCTAAAATCAATTCATCCTATGTTGCAGACTTCAAAACTAATCTCAGAGCTTTTTAACAAACAAGGGCATGCGTTAAAGATGACTATCGGGAAAGCCATATTTTTAACAGAGGTAAGCACTAAAGCTTCGGATCCTTTATTGTTGAAAAATCTAAGAAATAAATTGTACGCTCTTAAAAATCAATTACACAATTAA